From the genome of Acipenser ruthenus chromosome 14, fAciRut3.2 maternal haplotype, whole genome shotgun sequence, one region includes:
- the LOC117419588 gene encoding protein NEDD1-like isoform X1, whose translation MEESIRLVSSGDDIKIWNSSSMTVVDQFNPHATTHPVSRVCWSSNNHFLVSACASGDKIVVSSCKSSPVPVLDLAEGQRQTCVNLNSTSQFIVSGGLDNTVNIWDLKSKKLHRSLKDHKDVVTCVSFNGNDSYIASGSTSGEIILHSITTNLSSTPFGHGSTQPIQDLRYSSVKKSLMGSVSDSGTVVLWDANTQKPQHTFESAHKAPACGLCFSPANELLFVTVGLDKRIICYDTSSKKVLRGMVAESPLTAIDFMPDGAVLAVGSSRGKIYLYDLRMLTSPVKTVSAHKTSVQCLKFQHSPSQTKSSSKTSASKSSTTLSASTYKRATVQSSTREALQKPAAPAAQHTFGAPAAGERGDGRQDNSAEMPRSTSLDVFPSKETDSLKSINHLPSLEKFDNVGRNSLSDVLSPVRDDYTTQKGSGDCSKGDGLDFLSQFTSGLPARRAPLGTPGVQTSPFNMFGDSPQPVREEEEEPKPVRAQLGLQDTKPISKGSSSATEPVSMNTPGMLRSFKSPDMRGKDVQTKLQYESPVNGALPSVPILSPSPGVSAAGVASSLSERIADTIGSDGSSAPLTSIQIHFIRNMIQETLEDFRESCHRDIVNLQVEMIRQFYIQLNEIHSLIERYSVTDVLVAEIEKLKEENKKLRTNF comes from the exons ATGGAGGAGAGTATCCGGTTGGTGTCGTCTGGGGACGATATAAAGATCTGGAACTCGTCGTCGATGACCGTAGTGGATCAGTTCAACCCCCATGCCACCACTCACCCTGTCTCCAGAGTCTGCTGGAGCAGCAACA ATCATTTCCTGGTCAGCGCCTGTGCTAGTGGGGATAAAATTGTGGTATCGAGCTGCAAGTCCTCCCCAGTCCCTGTTCTGGACCTTGCTGAAGGG CAAAGGCAGACCTGTGTCAATTTAAATTCCACGTCCCAGTTCATTGTGAGCGGTGGCCTTGACAACACCGTCAACATCTGGGATCTGAAGTCTAAGAAGCTGCACCGTTCCCTCAAG GATCACAAGGATGTGGTTACCTGTGTGTCCTTCAATGGAAACGATAGCTACATTGCTTCTGGGTCAACAAGTGGTGAAATTATTTTGCACAGCATTACCACCAACCTGTCCAGCACTCCTTTTGGTCATGGGAGCACACAG CCTATCCAGGATTTGAGATACTCGTCTGTGAAGAAGTCCCTGATGGGCAGTGTGTCTGACAGTGGCACAGTGGTTCTGTGGGACGCCAACACTCAGAAACCCCAGCACACCTTCGAAAGCGCTCACAAGGCTCCAGCCTGCGGGCTGTGCTTCTCGCCCGCTAACGAGCTGCTGTTTGTCACCGTGGGTTTGGATAAGAGGATCATCTGCTATGACACTTCCAGCAAGAA GGTCCTGCGAGGCATGGTGGCAGAGTCCCCCCTCACTGCGATAGACTTCATGCCTGACGGAGCCGTCCTGGCGGTGGGCTCGTCCCGAGGGAAGATCTACCTGTACGATCTCAGGATGCTGACGTCTCCAGTGAAGACTGTGTCCGCCCACAAGACGTCGGTGCAGTGCCTAAAATTTCAACACTCCCCCTCCCAGACCAAG TCAAGTAGCAAAACTTCTGCAAGCAAGTCCTCCACTACTCTGTCTGCCAGCACCTATAAGAGAGCTACAGTCCAGAGCAGCACAAGAGAGGCGCTCCAGAAACCAGCAGCACCAGCAGCCCAGCACACATTCGGGGCACCGGCAGCCGGGGAGAGAGGAGACGGAAGGCAAGATAACTCAG CAGAAATGCCTCGCAGCACCAGCCTGGATGTCTTCCCATCAAAAGAGACGGACAGTCTGAAGAGCATTAACCACCTCCCCAGCTTGGAAAAATTCGACAACGTGGGGAGAAACAGCCTGAGTGACGTGCTTTCTCCAGTGCGAGACG atTATACCACACAGAAAGGAAGTGGAGACTGCTCGAAAGGAGATG GGCTGGATTTCCTCTCCCAGTTCACCAGCGGACTGCCTGCCCGCAGAGCTCCTCTGGGGACCCCCGGGGTGCAGACCAGCCCTTTCAACATGTTCGGGGACTCCCCGCAGCCAGTccgagaggaggaagaggagcccAAACCAGTGCGGGCACAACTGGGACTCCAGGACACCAAGCCG ATTTCCAAGGGAAGCAGCTCCGCCACAGAGCCAGTGAGCATGAACACTCCAGGGATGCTGCGCAGCTTTAAATCTCCAGATATGAGAGGGAAGGATGTCCAGACAAAGCTGCAGTACGAATCTCCAGTGAACGGAGCCCTGCCTTCTGTACCAA TTTTGAGCCCAAGCCCGGGGGTCTCTGCTGCTGGAGTGGCTTCCTCGTTGTCGGAGAGGATTGCCGATACCATTGGGAGTGATGGCAGCAGTGCGCCTCTGACCTCCATTCAGATCCACTTCATCAGGAACATGATCCAGGAGACGCTGGAAGACTTCAG AGAGTCCTGTCACAGGGATATTGTGAACCTGCAGGTGGAGATGATCAGGCAGTTCTACATACAGCTG aatgAAATCCACTCTCTGATTGAAAGGTACTCCGTTACCGACGTGCTAGTGGCAGAAATTGAAAAGCTGAaagaggaaaacaaaaaactCCGGACCAATTTCTGA
- the LOC117419588 gene encoding protein NEDD1-like isoform X2 produces MEESIRLVSSGDDIKIWNSSSMTVVDQFNPHATTHPVSRVCWSSNNHFLVSACASGDKIVVSSCKSSPVPVLDLAEGQRQTCVNLNSTSQFIVSGGLDNTVNIWDLKSKKLHRSLKDHKDVVTCVSFNGNDSYIASGSTSGEIILHSITTNLSSTPFGHGSTQPIQDLRYSSVKKSLMGSVSDSGTVVLWDANTQKPQHTFESAHKAPACGLCFSPANELLFVTVGLDKRIICYDTSSKKVLRGMVAESPLTAIDFMPDGAVLAVGSSRGKIYLYDLRMLTSPVKTVSAHKTSVQCLKFQHSPSQTKSSSKTSASKSSTTLSASTYKRATVQSSTREALQKPAAPAAQHTFGAPAAGERGDGRQDNSEMPRSTSLDVFPSKETDSLKSINHLPSLEKFDNVGRNSLSDVLSPVRDDYTTQKGSGDCSKGDGLDFLSQFTSGLPARRAPLGTPGVQTSPFNMFGDSPQPVREEEEEPKPVRAQLGLQDTKPISKGSSSATEPVSMNTPGMLRSFKSPDMRGKDVQTKLQYESPVNGALPSVPILSPSPGVSAAGVASSLSERIADTIGSDGSSAPLTSIQIHFIRNMIQETLEDFRESCHRDIVNLQVEMIRQFYIQLNEIHSLIERYSVTDVLVAEIEKLKEENKKLRTNF; encoded by the exons ATGGAGGAGAGTATCCGGTTGGTGTCGTCTGGGGACGATATAAAGATCTGGAACTCGTCGTCGATGACCGTAGTGGATCAGTTCAACCCCCATGCCACCACTCACCCTGTCTCCAGAGTCTGCTGGAGCAGCAACA ATCATTTCCTGGTCAGCGCCTGTGCTAGTGGGGATAAAATTGTGGTATCGAGCTGCAAGTCCTCCCCAGTCCCTGTTCTGGACCTTGCTGAAGGG CAAAGGCAGACCTGTGTCAATTTAAATTCCACGTCCCAGTTCATTGTGAGCGGTGGCCTTGACAACACCGTCAACATCTGGGATCTGAAGTCTAAGAAGCTGCACCGTTCCCTCAAG GATCACAAGGATGTGGTTACCTGTGTGTCCTTCAATGGAAACGATAGCTACATTGCTTCTGGGTCAACAAGTGGTGAAATTATTTTGCACAGCATTACCACCAACCTGTCCAGCACTCCTTTTGGTCATGGGAGCACACAG CCTATCCAGGATTTGAGATACTCGTCTGTGAAGAAGTCCCTGATGGGCAGTGTGTCTGACAGTGGCACAGTGGTTCTGTGGGACGCCAACACTCAGAAACCCCAGCACACCTTCGAAAGCGCTCACAAGGCTCCAGCCTGCGGGCTGTGCTTCTCGCCCGCTAACGAGCTGCTGTTTGTCACCGTGGGTTTGGATAAGAGGATCATCTGCTATGACACTTCCAGCAAGAA GGTCCTGCGAGGCATGGTGGCAGAGTCCCCCCTCACTGCGATAGACTTCATGCCTGACGGAGCCGTCCTGGCGGTGGGCTCGTCCCGAGGGAAGATCTACCTGTACGATCTCAGGATGCTGACGTCTCCAGTGAAGACTGTGTCCGCCCACAAGACGTCGGTGCAGTGCCTAAAATTTCAACACTCCCCCTCCCAGACCAAG TCAAGTAGCAAAACTTCTGCAAGCAAGTCCTCCACTACTCTGTCTGCCAGCACCTATAAGAGAGCTACAGTCCAGAGCAGCACAAGAGAGGCGCTCCAGAAACCAGCAGCACCAGCAGCCCAGCACACATTCGGGGCACCGGCAGCCGGGGAGAGAGGAGACGGAAGGCAAGATAACTCAG AAATGCCTCGCAGCACCAGCCTGGATGTCTTCCCATCAAAAGAGACGGACAGTCTGAAGAGCATTAACCACCTCCCCAGCTTGGAAAAATTCGACAACGTGGGGAGAAACAGCCTGAGTGACGTGCTTTCTCCAGTGCGAGACG atTATACCACACAGAAAGGAAGTGGAGACTGCTCGAAAGGAGATG GGCTGGATTTCCTCTCCCAGTTCACCAGCGGACTGCCTGCCCGCAGAGCTCCTCTGGGGACCCCCGGGGTGCAGACCAGCCCTTTCAACATGTTCGGGGACTCCCCGCAGCCAGTccgagaggaggaagaggagcccAAACCAGTGCGGGCACAACTGGGACTCCAGGACACCAAGCCG ATTTCCAAGGGAAGCAGCTCCGCCACAGAGCCAGTGAGCATGAACACTCCAGGGATGCTGCGCAGCTTTAAATCTCCAGATATGAGAGGGAAGGATGTCCAGACAAAGCTGCAGTACGAATCTCCAGTGAACGGAGCCCTGCCTTCTGTACCAA TTTTGAGCCCAAGCCCGGGGGTCTCTGCTGCTGGAGTGGCTTCCTCGTTGTCGGAGAGGATTGCCGATACCATTGGGAGTGATGGCAGCAGTGCGCCTCTGACCTCCATTCAGATCCACTTCATCAGGAACATGATCCAGGAGACGCTGGAAGACTTCAG AGAGTCCTGTCACAGGGATATTGTGAACCTGCAGGTGGAGATGATCAGGCAGTTCTACATACAGCTG aatgAAATCCACTCTCTGATTGAAAGGTACTCCGTTACCGACGTGCTAGTGGCAGAAATTGAAAAGCTGAaagaggaaaacaaaaaactCCGGACCAATTTCTGA